From a region of the Streptacidiphilus albus JL83 genome:
- a CDS encoding DUF4240 domain-containing protein, whose translation MTDETEFWQLIDDTREAAQGDPVEQADLLVERLVELTPDEVVDFARLFEARLARAWRWDLWGAADLLLGGAGDDAFDFFCCWLIGQGREVFEGALADPDDLAELVPDFDEELDGDAEELGDAADRAYEQLTGLHLPELGIAPKASEPLGSSIDFDDARVMEERFPHLWDRYGA comes from the coding sequence GTGACCGACGAGACCGAGTTCTGGCAGCTGATTGACGACACCCGGGAGGCCGCTCAGGGCGACCCGGTCGAGCAGGCTGACCTGCTGGTGGAGCGGCTGGTGGAACTGACGCCGGACGAGGTGGTCGACTTCGCCCGGCTGTTCGAGGCCCGGCTGGCCCGGGCCTGGCGGTGGGACCTGTGGGGCGCGGCCGACCTGCTGCTCGGCGGGGCCGGCGACGACGCCTTCGACTTCTTCTGCTGCTGGCTGATCGGTCAGGGCCGTGAGGTCTTCGAGGGCGCACTCGCCGACCCGGACGACCTCGCCGAGCTCGTCCCCGACTTCGACGAGGAGCTGGACGGCGACGCCGAGGAGCTGGGCGACGCCGCCGACCGCGCCTACGAGCAGCTGACCGGCCTGCACCTGCCCGAGCTGGGCATCGCCCCCAAGGCGTCGGAGCCGCTCGGCAGCAGCATCGACTTCGATGACGCCCGCGTCATGGAGGAACGATTCCCCCACCTCTGGGACCGCTACGGAGCCTGA
- a CDS encoding GNAT family N-acetyltransferase, giving the protein MSDTLLTRPARPEDGNRLYRLDHAAWSPLSEVAERSAPPTADSTVFDERHQPQDYLVAELDGAVVGYVRLVPPTPLPSNAHIRQIQGLAVDRAARRHGVGRALVDAAVDRARAVGARRVTLRVLGHNAPARRLYESVGFAVEGCTPEEFYLDGRYVDDVIMGLTLDQGQNTTGRQAP; this is encoded by the coding sequence ATGTCCGACACTCTGCTCACCCGTCCCGCCCGGCCCGAGGACGGCAACCGGCTCTACCGGCTGGACCACGCCGCCTGGTCGCCCCTCAGCGAGGTGGCGGAGCGCTCGGCCCCGCCGACGGCCGACAGCACGGTCTTCGACGAGCGGCACCAGCCCCAGGACTACCTGGTGGCGGAGCTGGACGGCGCGGTGGTCGGCTACGTCCGGCTGGTCCCGCCGACGCCACTGCCGAGCAACGCCCACATCCGGCAGATCCAGGGCCTGGCCGTGGACCGCGCCGCCCGCCGCCACGGCGTCGGCCGCGCCCTGGTCGACGCGGCGGTGGACCGCGCCCGCGCGGTCGGCGCCCGCCGGGTCACCCTCCGCGTCCTCGGCCACAACGCCCCGGCCCGCAGGCTCTACGAGTCGGTCGGCTTCGCGGTCGAGGGCTGCACCCCGGAGGAGTTCTACCTGGACGGCAGATATGTCGACGACGTCATCATGGGCCTGACGCTGGACCAGGGGCAGAACACCACCGGCCGTCAGGCTCCGTAG
- a CDS encoding TIGR01777 family oxidoreductase — MRIAVTGSTGLIGSALVRSLLDDGHQVVRLVRRTPAAQPDGSTELRWNPQLKQVDRKGLDGLDAMVHLAGAGVADRRWTTAYKRQILDSRVLGTSTVAEALAGLASPPKVLVSGSAVGYYGQTGDRVIDESAPAGGDFLARVCVEWEEATAPAAAAGIRVAHARTGLVVSGAGGAWAKLFPLFRLGLGGRLGNGRQYWSFISLQDEVAALRHLIDTQELSGPVNLTAPVPVTNAEVTSAMGAVLGRPTVFSVPEPVLKAALGEMAVEVVGSHRVVPGRLLDSGFRFTHTTVEQAIRAAC; from the coding sequence ATGCGTATCGCAGTCACCGGCTCGACCGGTCTCATCGGCTCCGCTCTGGTCCGCTCGCTGCTGGACGACGGGCACCAGGTGGTACGGCTGGTGCGGCGCACCCCCGCCGCGCAACCGGACGGCAGCACCGAGCTCCGCTGGAACCCGCAGCTGAAGCAGGTCGACCGGAAGGGCCTGGACGGCCTGGACGCGATGGTGCACCTCGCCGGGGCCGGCGTGGCCGACCGGCGCTGGACGACGGCGTACAAGCGGCAGATCCTCGACAGCCGGGTACTGGGCACCAGCACCGTCGCCGAGGCGCTGGCCGGGCTGGCGAGCCCGCCGAAGGTGCTGGTCTCCGGCTCCGCCGTCGGCTATTACGGGCAGACCGGCGACCGGGTGATCGACGAGTCCGCACCGGCCGGGGGCGACTTCCTGGCGCGGGTCTGCGTGGAGTGGGAGGAGGCCACCGCCCCGGCCGCAGCCGCCGGCATCCGAGTGGCGCACGCCCGGACCGGGCTGGTGGTCTCCGGCGCCGGTGGCGCCTGGGCCAAGCTGTTCCCGCTCTTCCGGCTCGGCCTCGGCGGCCGGCTGGGGAACGGGCGGCAGTACTGGAGTTTCATCTCGCTCCAGGACGAGGTCGCGGCGCTGCGGCACCTCATCGACACCCAGGAGTTGAGCGGCCCGGTGAACCTGACCGCGCCGGTGCCGGTGACCAACGCCGAGGTGACCAGCGCGATGGGCGCGGTGCTGGGCCGTCCGACGGTGTTCAGCGTGCCCGAGCCGGTGCTGAAAGCGGCGCTCGGGGAGATGGCCGTCGAGGTGGTGGGCAGTCACCGGGTCGTCCCGGGGCGGCTGTTGGACTCCGGCTTCCGGTTCACCCACACCACGGTGGAGCAGGCGATCCGCGCGGCCTGCTGA
- a CDS encoding NAD(P)/FAD-dependent oxidoreductase has translation MPAATPLHHPQQHSLKSVRNRRASDVVVIGAGVAGLAAAGRLSRAGLNVTVLEAGDRVGGRMAAHEHEGFRLDHGAHLLNTSFPDLGGSLDLQRLELRELAADVLVHRRGHRYPIGSPTSPRRALSTARAPIGGAWDKARLGTSLARLAATPTSKLLARPERTAAQALLERGIPVRTLDGFIRPLLAALLGDPELGTSSRVADLALRGYARGRLCLPAGGVSAVPLQLAEALPPGTVQLGVRAEAVAANGVDTAGHGRFGCRAVVIATDARTAGELLPGLHQPAHHPVTTYYHAASESPLREPQLLLDADPDEAVSHTLVLSEIDRSYAPAGAALIATTVLGRRSFDADGPAALEPAVRLRLGRLYDVDSRDWEFLAVRHQPDALPAMPPPHHFRRPVRVLHGLYVCGDHRDTSSAQGALASGRRAAMAVLRDLGLATTAEGELAA, from the coding sequence GTGCCTGCAGCCACCCCGCTCCACCACCCGCAGCAGCACTCGCTCAAGTCCGTACGCAACCGCCGTGCCTCCGACGTCGTCGTCATCGGGGCCGGGGTCGCCGGGCTCGCGGCAGCCGGACGGCTGAGCCGCGCCGGTCTGAACGTCACCGTCCTGGAGGCCGGCGACCGCGTCGGCGGCCGGATGGCGGCCCACGAACACGAGGGCTTCCGCCTCGACCACGGGGCCCACCTGCTCAACACCTCGTTCCCCGATCTGGGCGGATCCCTGGACCTGCAGCGGCTGGAGCTGCGGGAACTGGCCGCGGACGTGCTGGTGCACCGGCGGGGCCACCGCTATCCGATCGGCTCGCCGACCAGCCCGCGGCGGGCGCTCAGCACCGCCCGCGCGCCCATCGGCGGGGCCTGGGACAAGGCCCGTCTTGGCACCTCGCTGGCCCGGCTCGCCGCCACCCCGACCTCGAAGCTGCTGGCCCGCCCCGAACGGACCGCCGCCCAGGCCCTGCTGGAGCGCGGCATCCCGGTCCGGACCCTGGACGGCTTCATCCGCCCGCTGCTGGCCGCGCTGCTCGGCGACCCCGAACTCGGCACCAGCAGCAGGGTGGCCGATCTGGCCCTGCGCGGCTACGCCCGGGGGCGGCTCTGCCTGCCCGCAGGCGGCGTCTCCGCCGTCCCGCTGCAGCTCGCCGAGGCGCTGCCGCCCGGCACGGTCCAACTCGGCGTCCGGGCCGAGGCGGTGGCCGCCAACGGGGTGGACACCGCCGGGCACGGCCGCTTCGGCTGCCGGGCGGTGGTGATCGCCACCGACGCCCGCACCGCCGGGGAGCTGCTGCCGGGGCTGCACCAGCCCGCGCACCACCCGGTGACGACCTACTACCACGCCGCCTCCGAGTCGCCGCTCCGCGAACCGCAGCTGCTGCTGGACGCGGACCCGGACGAGGCCGTCTCGCACACCCTGGTGCTCAGCGAGATCGACCGCTCCTACGCTCCGGCGGGCGCCGCGCTGATCGCCACCACCGTCCTCGGCCGCCGTTCCTTCGACGCCGACGGCCCGGCCGCGCTGGAACCCGCCGTCCGTCTCCGGCTGGGTCGGCTGTACGACGTCGACAGCAGGGACTGGGAGTTCCTGGCCGTCCGGCACCAGCCGGACGCGCTGCCGGCCATGCCGCCCCCGCACCACTTCCGCCGCCCGGTCCGGGTGCTGCACGGCCTGTACGTCTGCGGCGACCACCGGGACACCAGCAGCGCCCAGGGTGCGCTGGCCTCCGGCCGCCGCGCGGCCATGGCCGTCCTCCGCGACCTCGGCCTGGCCACCACCGCCGAGGGCGAACTGGCGGCCTGA